A stretch of Planococcus citri chromosome 5, ihPlaCitr1.1, whole genome shotgun sequence DNA encodes these proteins:
- the sev gene encoding proto-oncogene tyrosine-protein kinase ROS, which translates to MIKKVMFVCILHCCYSWKIRSNEIAIIQDLKTKCTLMCPFQKETADLYADDITCEINCKIQHCVKGCNFLDKALENDCLNLCNITNKAVKTSDLFCLIGCKQGLKAYFDSIKNEISDLHAPALLDHTLSTTSLSLEWNEPNLMNESFVLQCCNVDLSSTWQFCQNQSWNSNTVSVEHLQPYTKYQFRVAIRLTPGDWYEIYSSPSPIIATLPGGLPTSPPKILTATAVGSSIISVMWKEGQFTNGPIISYILQISELPVGYAGVKDIIASKNTHAYMLQNLQPSKNYSISISARNTAGLGPPVTVVVTTNPAQDKSKDKVNLVIATEHSVYSITSDIHDEPVLMYNTTHVIKGIALHVHRELLFISDSSGAVIVTSSKGLLTPQEVVSLGSSKPCALTADWLNDHLYILSEVIHPSGSIVYQVARCGLDGSNLIVVISGFIMKPHHIEVDPYNGYLFWVVRGVGLYRLDLIDISRVINHNVSPELILEDTNLGAFLVSYDSFRIIIPVYSQNIMISTSLDGQDIEKFHEKVEEPRFQNVISLAMMNGSLYWTNGERMYKEVCDIQNKTFTQNITDELSMTNCIAVVANTLYSQPIPVPLNPPTNFQAIFGHDIAKVSWDKPYNLAGQGEGAWSAWTYRLIVLNKNGSQLFDFSDIKTTQFTVTGLKPGTEYVLKVAAYTFSGEGPWSEEFRGKTIHRNTSLLWSNDDGLLLSDVTGYRVTKIEPVNYLDTDSQFLITDIDWFEDQVYVSTNKQQVFWYNLTSNTFGRIQDINAADCISIEWLAKKLYWGNTKNKMIFRANLSGTKQEILPIVAAVESLFLDSPAGYLYWSTRNTIEGACLDGTQKRTFYVSRNTYAFQIVGLALDIRGSELYWIERSSINPRRNALMITDTKQSIQRHNNDYLIDKFNLINQDVAGGLCYIDQHLVWVRSEDRRAMVSGLNGTTTALLQSDSLSNLLTCTAMDPFIRTPPESTTSANKQLNVVPNVVSRSSIRAEGPFHLFNISWDPITGVNYGKVFYRVKMILNEEETIMDTSDSFITVGNAKAHVPLKIIIQTWTLWAASDPVRVNLHSPTSTPSAPMNPRIFVMHKKRPQFQDKEVLALFRWSPPLNPNGIIKRYELSCSVFHGSSNTTMCSSNQISAKTLEFTLQNLPINKTYYFQVRACTEAGCGNWSTSVKTNLKEEFPIPKLLITTKEGIIKMDYDRKSFGITITATENAKDTAYDADRNALFWIERKSLCESHLDAHFTNTKKLATLKNEGTFLSYDWIAKHLFWIERNGSSSIINNLDLNRNEDDRHANILVQRNAVIENIIVSPMNSMLYWVEVEEQQRVSTLMKSFIDGSNVKEFFHKETTFSKNDVSSSSMYNSEEQEISCNCTRSIVGKAIALYPSLNNQYKLLWLEVPSGYIVSSDLGGCSCSRIVKPASATKNGAPLSITADFKKVYWLDMDEVTLYSAFLNEHSSSIEKISTSRASHLKKVLAFGSHLQLFPDFTCLWPSLLPGKAQMVKVSSDAMTLGLPLVEKETRCNNVSMATVEYTLYYGIINDDGTSNCTSTTKSCSQVVTFDKIKKVTKLKPYTRYIFFVSVNNYYSQMKGIEPVISEPIIYRTAPGVPSPPRNMKAESITPYTVLVRWSPPEHLNAAGARYSVFWYTKYDNDTEEERENLPYKQVDTSVTLTGLLPNHNYTIWVKTFPVTTGGSTSSTGYSISENITIQTYPEPGNLTLINVTSYLLNISLPSDLIGLRSEVEFFDQVSKKWETVTKNNNNFVILSGLFPLTLYKVRLKIWYSTIHQTSFLWLPNGFEFKTLGDRPSTPGTPALQHSKEDQYQIVWEPSNNYGTSVQTYSLEGKYAQSEQPREADLMDKYSNWTVYYNGTDNFWTAIGLKHNTKYIFRVRAKNEYGWSAYSEISEESELPNKVYKYIFMMAIFLTLFCIFGVTTLFFFLQLYRRKSSKSKSVNFVKNGILTKISNGDFELVNLRELPSGTNFVKNSNVLYIPQNDNNYKIDTEFSEMPRILREQITLTKFLGSGAFGEVYEGKVKNLLYENIETKVAIKALRKNATEQEKIEFLKEAELMNNFKHKHILQMLGICIDNDPNFIIMELMEGGDLLSYLRSNRSLTVGSSNLTFLDLMDICCDVASGCCYLEEMHFVHRDLACRNCLVSSRDPALRIVKIGDFGLARDIYKNDYYRKEGEGLLPVRWMAPESLVDGVFTRHSDVWSFGVLLWEVMSLGQQPYQARSNVEVLQYVRAGGRLSCPVNCPPKMYKLMETCWNFQPKERPTFKYCLKELEELKNDCNSSFVNLNYTTLLPITSQKEADGNSLANMEDVPSDTQNKKPSKTKSITPVEEVENDSSLETQLSNLEKP; encoded by the exons AATATTACAAATAAAGCAGTAAAAACCAGCGATTTATTTTGTCTGATTGGATGTAAGCAAGGTCTGAAAGCGTACTTCGATTCTATCAAAA ATGAAATTTCTGATTTGCATGCTCCAGCCCTTCTTGACCATACACTATCAACGACTTCTTTATCTTTGGAATGGAACGAGCCTAACTTAATGAATGAAAGTTTTGTATTACAATGTTGTAATGTGGACTTATCAAGTACttggcaattttgtcaaaatcaatcGTGGAATTCGAACACCGTTAGCGTCGAACATTTACAACCTTACACCAAATaccaa TTCAGAGTAGCCATTCGTCTAACACCAGGAGATTGGTACGAGATTTACTCTTCTCCCAGTCCAATAATCGCAACATTACCAGGAGGATTACCGACTTCGCCTCCGAAAATTCTGACAGCCACTGCGGTGGGTTCTAGTATAATTTCGGTGATGTGGAAAGAGGGACAATTCACAAATGGGCCAATAATATCGTATATTTTGCAAATCAGCGAATTACCTGTCGGGTATGCAGGAGTAAAG GATATTATCGCCTCAAAAAATACCCACGCTTACATGCTGCAGAATCTACAAccgtccaaaaattattcgatttctATATCGGCCAGAAACACTGCAGGTTTAGGACCACCTGTAACTGTGGTTGTAACCACCAATCCAGCTCAAG ACAAATCAAAAGATAAAGTCAACTTGGTGATAGCCACAGAACATTCAGTCTACAGCATTACTTCTGACATTCATGACGAACCAGTTCTTATGTATAATACAACCCATGTTATAAAAG GGATAGCCTTACACGTACATCGAGAATTATTATTCATCAGCGATTCATCTGGGGCAGTCATCGTCACCTCTTCGAAAGGCCTACTTACTCCTCAGGAAGTCGTATCATTGGGATCTTCAAAGCCATGTGCGTTGACCGCAGATTGGTTGAATGATCACTTGTATATTCTAAGCGAGGTTATACATCCTTCTGGGTCAATTGTTTATCAAGTAGCGCGATGCGGATTAGATGGATCAAACCTTATCGTAGTTATTTCAGGATTCATTATGAAACCACATCATATAGAAGTTGATCCTTATAAcgg GTATCTGTTCTGGGTTGTTCGAGGAGTAGGTTTGTATAGACTAGACTTGATTGATATAAGCAGAGTAATCAATCACAATGTATCTCCAGAGCTCATTTTGGAAGATACAAATCTGGGAGCTTTTTTGGTCAGTTACGATTCATTTAGAATAATCATTCCGGTATATTCTCAAAATATCATGATCTCTACTTCACTGGATGG ACAAGATATCGAGAAATTCcacgaaaaagttgaagaacCAAGATTCCAGAACGTCATCAGTCTAGCAATGATGAACGGTTCGCTGTATTGGACAAATGGGGAACGCATGTACAAAGAAGTGTGTGAcattcaaaacaaaacatttaCCCAAAATATTACTGACGAATTATCTATGACCAACTGTATAGCAGTAGTTGCAAATACGCTGTACAGTCAACCAATTCCAGTACCATTGAATCCGCCCACCAATTTCCAGGCTATTTTTGGTCACGATATAGCAAAAGTATCATGGGATAAACCATACAACTTGGCTGGGCAAG GAGAAGGTGCTTGGTCAGCATGGACATATCGATTAATAGTATTGAATAAGAACGGATCACAGTTATTCGACTTCAGTGATATAAAAACTACACAATTTACTGTCACTGGGTTAAAACCAGGAACCGAGTATGTCCTCAAAGTGGCCGCATATACGTTTTCAGGAGAAGGCCCTTGGTCAGAAGAATTCAGAGGCAAAACGATCCATCGCAATACCTCTCTATTATGGTCCAATGATGACGGATTGCTTCTGTCAGATGTAACAGGTTACAGAGTAACTAAAATAGAACCTGTCAATTATCTTGat ACTGatagtcaatttttgatcactGATATTGACTGGTTTGAAGATCAAGTTTATGTATCCACCAATAAACAGCAGGTTTTTTGGTATAATTTGACCAGCAATACTTTTGGAAGAATTCAAGATATAAATGCTGCTGACTGCATATCCATCGAATGGTTGGCGAAAAAACTTTATTGGGGGaacactaaaaataaaatg ATATTTAGGGCAAATCTAAGTGGTACAAAACAAGAAATATTACCCATTGTGGCAGCTGTTGAGTCCCTATTTCTAGATTCCCCAGCTGGGTATCTGTATTGGTCAACTAGAAATACCATTGAAGGAGCCTGTCTGGATGGTACTCAGAAGAGAACATTTTATGTGTCAAGGAATACTTATGCTTTTCAAA TTGTTGGATTAGCTCTGGACATCAGAGGATCTGAATTATACTGGATTGAAAGAAGCTCGATAAATCCAAGACGAAACGCTTTAATGATCACTGACACCAAACAAAGTATCCAAAGACACAATAACGACTACTTGATTGAcaaattcaatttgatcaatCAGGATGTAGCAGGTGGTTTATGCTACATAGATCAACATTTAGTCTGGGTGAGATCTGAAGACAGAAGGGCCATGGTTAGCGGTCTCAATGGCACAACCACTGCTTTACTTCAAAGCGACAGCCTGTCCAATTTATTGACTTGCACAGCAATGGATCCATTCATCAGAACACCCCCTGAAA GTACAACATCAGCAAATAAACAACTGAATGTTGTTCCAAATGTAGTATCGCGATCATCTATTCGCGCCGAAGGACCATTCCATCTGTTCAACATATCATGGGACCCCATCACTGGTGTGAACTATGGAAAAGTTTTCTATCGTGTCAAGATGATATTAAACGAAGAAGAAACAATT ATGGACACATCGGATAGCTTTATAACAGTTGGTAATGCCAAAGCTCACGTTCCATTGAAAATCATCATACAAACGTGGACTCTCTGGGCTGCATCTGATCCAGTCAGAGTGAATCTTCATTCACCTACTTCAACTCCTTCAGCTCCGATGAATCcgagaatttttgtaatgcATAAGAAAAGACCTCAGTTCCAAGATAAA GAGGTTCTGGCATTATTTCGATGGTCACCCCCTCTAAATCCCAATGGCATTATTAAAAGATACGAATTATCTTGCTCAGTCTTTCATGGCAGCAGTAACACAACCATGTGTTCATCTAATCAGATCTCAGCCAAAAccttggaattcacattgcaaAATTTGCCTATAAACAAGACCTACTACTTTCAA GTTCGAGCATGTACTGAAGCAGGTTGTGGTAACTGGAGTACATCAGTAAAGACAAATCTAAAAGAAGAATTTCCTATTCCTAAACTGCTCATCACCACAAAAGAGGGTATAATCAAGATGGACTATGATAGAAAATCTTTTGGAATCACCATCACTGCTACAGAAAATGCCAAGGATACAGCTTATGATGCAGACAGAAACGCTTTGTTCTGGATAGAAAGAAAATCATTGTGTGAATCTCATTTAGATGCGCATTTCACCAACACCAAAAAG CTCgcaacattgaaaaatgagggAACTTTCCTGAGTTATGATTGGATCGCAAAACATTTATTTTGGATAGAAAGGAATGGCTCCAGTtccataataaataatttagaTTTAAATCGTAATGAAGATGATCGACATGCGAATATCTTGGTGCAACGCAACGCGGTCATTGAAAATATCATTGTATCACCAATGAACAG CATGTTATATTGGGTAGAAGTCGAAGAACAACAAAGAGTCAGCACattaatgaaaagtttcattgATGGATCAAATGTCAAAGAATTCTTCCACAAAGAGACAACATTTTCCAA AAATGATGTATCTTCATCATCCATGTATAACAGTGAAGAACAGGAAATCTCCTGTAATTGCACCAGGTCCATAGTTGGAAAAGCAATTGCCCTATATCCATCGCTAAACAATCAATACAAATTGCTCTGGTTGGAGGTTCCTTCAGGGTACATTGTGTCATCTGATTTAGGGGGTTGTTCTTGCAGTAGAATAGTAAAACCAGCATCTGCTACAAAAAATG GAGCACCTTTATCAATAACagcggatttcaaaaaagtgtattGGTTGGATATGGATGAGGTTACTTTATATTCGGCTTTTTTGAACGAACATTCGTCTTCGATAGAGAAAATTTCCACCAGTAGAGCTAGTCATCTGAAGAAAGTTCTAGCTTTTGGGTCTCATCTGCAATTATTTCCAG ATTTCACATGCTTATGGCCGAGTTTATTGCCTGGTAAAGCTCAGATGGTGAAGGTTTCATCGGATGCGATGACTTTGGGATTACCTTTAGTAGAAAAAGAGACTCGATGTAACAATGTATCAATGGCTACTGTTGAGTACACCTTGTATTATGGAATTATTAACGACGATGGTACTTCAAATTGCACCTCAACGACAAAATCTTGCTCTCAAGTg GTTACTTTCGATAAGataaaaaaagtgactaaaCTGAAACCATATACCCGATACATCTTTTTCGTTAGCGTTAACAATTATTACAGCCAAATGAAAGGCATAGAACCAGTGATAAGTGAACCTATTATATACAGAACTGCGCCAGGAG TACCATCTCCTCCTCGCAACATGAAAGCAGAGTCGATAACTCCCTACACGGTTCTCGTTCGTTGGAGTCCTCCAGAACACTTGAATGCTGCCGGAGCACGTTACTCTGTGTTTTGGTACACGAAATACGATAATGATACCGAAGAGGAGCGAGAAAACTTGCCGTATAAACAAGTAGACACTTCTGTAACATTGACAGGATTGTTACCCAATCATAATTACACAATTTgg GTGAAGACATTTCCGGTAACGACAGGAGGATCGACATCCTCAACGGGATACTCGATTAGCGAAAATATCACCATTCAAACTTACCCAGAGCCAGGCAATTTGACGCTGATCAACGTGACATCTTACCTACTGAATATTTCATTACCTTCGGACTTGATTGGATTACG ATCTGAAGTTGAATTCTTCGatcaagtatcaaaaaaatgGGAAACAGTAACGAAGAACAATAATAATTTCGTCATTCTCAGTGGCCTATTCCCTTTAACTTTGTACAAAGTTAGATTAAAAATCTGGTATTCAACCATTCACCAAACATCATTTCTCTGGCTACCGAATGGCTTTGAATTTAAAACTTTGG GAGATCGTCCCAGCACACCTGGTACCCCAGCTCTTCAACATTCCAAAGAAGACCAATACCAAATTGTTTGGGAACCATCGAATAATTATGGAACCAGTGTCCAAACATATTCTTTGGAAGGAAAATATGCTCAATCTGAGCAACCTCGTGAGGCAGATCTTATGGATAAATATTCCAACTGGACTGTTTATTATAATGGAACAG ataatttcTGGACAGCGATCGGCTTAAAACACAATACCAAGTATATCTTCAGAGTACGAGCGAAAAACGAATACGGTTGGAGCGCTTATAGTGAAATCAGCGAAGAATCCGAATTACCTAACAAAGtttataaatatattttcatgATGGCGATTTTTTTAACCCTATTCTGCATATTCGGAGTCACCACTCTATTTTTCTTCTTACAAC TATATCGACGTAAATCGTCCAAAAGCAAAAGTGTGAACTTCGTGAAGAATGGAATATTGACCAAAATCTCCAACGGTGATTTCGAATTGGTTAATTTACGCGAACTTCCTTCTGGCACAAATTTCGTCAAGAATAGCAACGTGCTGTACATTCCTCAAAATGACAACAATTATAAAATTGACACCGAGTTTTCTGAAATGCCTCGTATACTTCGAGAACAAATCACACTGACCAAGTTTTTAGGGAGTGGAGCTTTCGGCGAAGTATACGAAGGTAAAGTTAAAAATCTTCTTTACGAGAATATCGAAACCAAAGTCGCAATAAAG GCGTTGAGGAAAAATGCGACCGAGCAAgagaaaatagaatttttaaaagaagcagaattaatgaataatttcaaacacaAACATATTCTGCAAATGCTCGGTATTTGTATCGATAATGATCCTAATTTCATCATCATGGAGCTGATGGAAGGAGGAGACTTGTTGAGTTATCTTCGATCTAATCGATCTCTAACG gTGGGAAGTTCCAATTTAACATTTTTAGATTTGATGGATATTTGTTGCGACGTAGCAAGTGGATGTTGTTACCTAGAAGAAATGCATTTCGTGCATAGAGATTTAGCTTGCAGGAATTGCCTGGTATCTTCCAGAGATCCTGCTCTTCGAATCGTCAAAATAGGCGATTTTGGATTAGCTCGtgatatttataaaaatgattacTATCGTAAAGAAGGAGAAGGGTTACTTCCAgtcag ATGGATGGCTCCTGAATCTTTAGTCGATGGAGTATTTACTCGACATTCGGATGTATGGTCTTTTGGGGTCTTATTATGGGAGGTGATGTCCTTGGGTCAACAGCCATATCAAGCAAGAAGTAATGTGGAAGTTTTACAATATGTAAGAGCAGGAGGTAGACTAAGCTGCCCTGTGAACTGC